A genomic region of Arachis hypogaea cultivar Tifrunner chromosome 5, arahy.Tifrunner.gnm2.J5K5, whole genome shotgun sequence contains the following coding sequences:
- the LOC112726193 gene encoding uncharacterized protein, producing the protein MPVDPKEVAKKANSSLYDHVFETVPSQREVEDPISALLNFIEAVSSSSSNRQITSSSDSRIFMSEGYKRLYDAIQLLQTDPSIKRLVVSLSSDKAIWDAVMSHVQHQKLLEMPDSDENKTPQNSEENELAMYLLSWILQLIKGKVWELIENFQSLINDFFHSPKTQHVDPAVLHEKLRSSLHCNPLFHWWLFRFVWIISTYRTSIFCLIHVTPISCT; encoded by the exons ATGCCGGTGGATCCGAAAGAAGTTGCCAAAAAAGCCAACAGTAGTCTCTATGATCACGTCTTTGAAACGGTTCCATCTCAACGGGAAGTTGAGGATCCCATATCAGCTCTTCTAAA TTTTATAGAAGCGGTATCATCCTCGAGCTCAAATCGACAAATCACAAGCTCTTCTGATTCGAGGATATTTATGTCTGAGGGATATAAACGATTATATGATGCAATCCAGTTGCTGCAAACTGATCCATCAATTAAG AGATTAGTGGTGTCGCTGTCATCTGATAAAGCTATTTGGGATGCTGTCATGAGCCATGTGCAGCATCAAAAGCTCCTAGAGATGCCTGATTCAG ATGAGAACAAGACACCTCAGAATTCTGAAGAAAATGAGCTCGCCATGTATCTGTTAAGCTGGATACTACAGCTCATAAAAGGAAAAGTCTGGGAATTGATAGAAAACTTCCAGTCACTGATAAATGATTTCTTTCATTCTCCGAAGACGCAACACGTAGATCCGGCAGTGCTGCACGAGAAACTCAGGTCGTCTCTGCATTGCAATCCTCTGTTCCATTGGTGGTTGTTTCGATTTGTTTGGATAATCTCGACATATCGTACATCAATCTTTTGCCTCATTCATGTCACACCTATTTCTTGTACATAA
- the LOC140184781 gene encoding nuclear pore complex protein NUP62-like isoform X4, which translates to MIEIIKEWNTELQERTGKFRKQANAIAEWDRRILQNRDVLLRLEIEVAKVVETQSNMERQLELIETHQQEVDKALQSMEEDEAASTRDAMYEQSELIERELEQMTEQIKFMIQSLNSNQGGELDALDGMTPLDAVVRILNNQLTSLMWIDEKCCDFDQSFSG; encoded by the exons ATGATAGAG ATTATCAAAGAGTGGAATACTGAGTTGCAAGAGCGTACTGGAAAATTTAGGAAACAGGCTAATGCTATAGCTGAGTGGGATCGCAGAATTTTGCAGAATCGTGATGTTCTATTGAGGCTTGAG aTCGAGGTGGCAAAAGTAGTTGAGACACAGTCAAACATGGAGCGGCAATTGGAGTTAATTGAGACTCATCAACAGGAG GTTGACAAGGCTTTACAAAGCATGGAGGAAGATGAAGCTGCTTCTACAAGAGATGCAAT GTATGAGCAGTCTGAACTGATAGAAAGGGAACTAGAGCAGATGACAGAACAGATCAAATTCATGATCCAATCTCTTAACTCAAACCAG GGTGGAGAGCTTGATGCACTTGATGGAATGACTCCATTAGATGCAGTAGTTCGAATCCTAAACAATCAACTAACCTCTCTGATGTGGATAGATGAAAAG TGCTGTGATTTTGATCAATCCTTCTCGGGCTGA
- the LOC112726191 gene encoding nuclear pore complex protein NUP62 — translation MIEIIKEWNTELQERTGKFRKQANAIAERDRRILKNRDVLLRLEIEAAKVVETQSNMERQLELIETHQQEVDKALQSMEEDEAASTRECMSSLN, via the exons ATGATAGAG ATTATCAAAGAGTGGAATACTGAGTTGCAAGAGCGTACTGGAAAATTTAGGAAACAGGCTAATGCTATAGCTGAGCGGGATCGTAGAATTTTGAAGAATCGTGATGTTCTATTGAGGCTTGAG aTCGAAGCGGCAAAAGTAGTTGAGACACAGTCAAACATGGAGCGGCAATTGGAGTTAATTGAGACTCATCAACAGGAG GTTGACAAGGCTTTACAAAGCATGGAGGAAGATGAAGCTGCTTCTACAAGAGAAT GTATGAGCAGTCTGAACTGA
- the LOC140184781 gene encoding nuclear pore complex protein NUP62-like isoform X3 encodes MIEIIKEWNTELQERTGKFRKQANAIAEWDRRILQNRDVLLRLEIEVAKVVETQSNMERQLELIETHQQEVDKALQSMEEDEAASTRDAMYEQSELIERELEQMTEQIKFMIQSLNSNQGGELDALDGMTPLDAVVRILNNQLTSLMWIDEKTSVLCTRNRCDMNEAKD; translated from the exons ATGATAGAG ATTATCAAAGAGTGGAATACTGAGTTGCAAGAGCGTACTGGAAAATTTAGGAAACAGGCTAATGCTATAGCTGAGTGGGATCGCAGAATTTTGCAGAATCGTGATGTTCTATTGAGGCTTGAG aTCGAGGTGGCAAAAGTAGTTGAGACACAGTCAAACATGGAGCGGCAATTGGAGTTAATTGAGACTCATCAACAGGAG GTTGACAAGGCTTTACAAAGCATGGAGGAAGATGAAGCTGCTTCTACAAGAGATGCAAT GTATGAGCAGTCTGAACTGATAGAAAGGGAACTAGAGCAGATGACAGAACAGATCAAATTCATGATCCAATCTCTTAACTCAAACCAG GGTGGAGAGCTTGATGCACTTGATGGAATGACTCCATTAGATGCAGTAGTTCGAATCCTAAACAATCAACTAACCTCTCTGATGTGGATAGATGAAAAG ACTAGTGTCTTATGTACAAGAAATAGGTGTGACATGAATGAGGCAAAAGATTGA
- the LOC140184781 gene encoding nuclear pore complex protein NUP62-like isoform X5, with protein MIEIIKEWNTELQERTGKFRKQANAIAEWDRRILQNRDVLLRLEIEVAKVVETQSNMERQLELIETHQQEVDKALQSMEEDEAASTRDAMYEQSELIERELEQMTEQIKFMIQSLNSNQGGELDALDGMTPLDAVVRILNNQLTSLMWIDEKIVN; from the exons ATGATAGAG ATTATCAAAGAGTGGAATACTGAGTTGCAAGAGCGTACTGGAAAATTTAGGAAACAGGCTAATGCTATAGCTGAGTGGGATCGCAGAATTTTGCAGAATCGTGATGTTCTATTGAGGCTTGAG aTCGAGGTGGCAAAAGTAGTTGAGACACAGTCAAACATGGAGCGGCAATTGGAGTTAATTGAGACTCATCAACAGGAG GTTGACAAGGCTTTACAAAGCATGGAGGAAGATGAAGCTGCTTCTACAAGAGATGCAAT GTATGAGCAGTCTGAACTGATAGAAAGGGAACTAGAGCAGATGACAGAACAGATCAAATTCATGATCCAATCTCTTAACTCAAACCAG GGTGGAGAGCTTGATGCACTTGATGGAATGACTCCATTAGATGCAGTAGTTCGAATCCTAAACAATCAACTAACCTCTCTGATGTGGATAGATGAAAAG ATCGTGAACTGA
- the LOC140184781 gene encoding nuclear pore complex protein NUP62-like isoform X2: MIEIIKEWNTELQERTGKFRKQANAIAEWDRRILQNRDVLLRLEIEVAKVVETQSNMERQLELIETHQQEVDKALQSMEEDEAASTRDAMYEQSELIERELEQMTEQIKFMIQSLNSNQGGELDALDGMTPLDAVVRILNNQLTSLMWIDEKNFHPAFRSLLTKVLLQIVN; encoded by the exons ATGATAGAG ATTATCAAAGAGTGGAATACTGAGTTGCAAGAGCGTACTGGAAAATTTAGGAAACAGGCTAATGCTATAGCTGAGTGGGATCGCAGAATTTTGCAGAATCGTGATGTTCTATTGAGGCTTGAG aTCGAGGTGGCAAAAGTAGTTGAGACACAGTCAAACATGGAGCGGCAATTGGAGTTAATTGAGACTCATCAACAGGAG GTTGACAAGGCTTTACAAAGCATGGAGGAAGATGAAGCTGCTTCTACAAGAGATGCAAT GTATGAGCAGTCTGAACTGATAGAAAGGGAACTAGAGCAGATGACAGAACAGATCAAATTCATGATCCAATCTCTTAACTCAAACCAG GGTGGAGAGCTTGATGCACTTGATGGAATGACTCCATTAGATGCAGTAGTTCGAATCCTAAACAATCAACTAACCTCTCTGATGTGGATAGATGAAAAG AATTTTCATCCCGCATTCAGAAGCTTGCTAACCAAGGTTCTGCTTCAGATCGTGAACTGA
- the LOC140184781 gene encoding nuclear pore complex protein NUP62-like isoform X1 → MIEIIKEWNTELQERTGKFRKQANAIAEWDRRILQNRDVLLRLEIEVAKVVETQSNMERQLELIETHQQEVDKALQSMEEDEAASTRDAMYEQSELIERELEQMTEQIKFMIQSLNSNQGGELDALDGMTPLDAVVRILNNQLTSLMWIDEKKLANQGSASDRELTGPRIWMS, encoded by the exons ATGATAGAG ATTATCAAAGAGTGGAATACTGAGTTGCAAGAGCGTACTGGAAAATTTAGGAAACAGGCTAATGCTATAGCTGAGTGGGATCGCAGAATTTTGCAGAATCGTGATGTTCTATTGAGGCTTGAG aTCGAGGTGGCAAAAGTAGTTGAGACACAGTCAAACATGGAGCGGCAATTGGAGTTAATTGAGACTCATCAACAGGAG GTTGACAAGGCTTTACAAAGCATGGAGGAAGATGAAGCTGCTTCTACAAGAGATGCAAT GTATGAGCAGTCTGAACTGATAGAAAGGGAACTAGAGCAGATGACAGAACAGATCAAATTCATGATCCAATCTCTTAACTCAAACCAG GGTGGAGAGCTTGATGCACTTGATGGAATGACTCCATTAGATGCAGTAGTTCGAATCCTAAACAATCAACTAACCTCTCTGATGTGGATAGATGAAAAG AAGCTTGCTAACCAAGGTTCTGCTTCAGATCGTGAACTGACGGGTCCAAGAATCTGGATGTCCTGA